From Venenivibrio stagnispumantis, a single genomic window includes:
- a CDS encoding YgaP-like transmembrane domain, which translates to MSPMRIQRIMMSIILVLGLVLMNSGHEWGEYLIWFVAVMAFIAGVTGFCPSDVILMKLTGKQSMCEK; encoded by the coding sequence ATGTCACCGATGAGAATACAAAGAATAATGATGTCAATTATTTTAGTTTTAGGTCTTGTGCTTATGAATAGTGGTCATGAATGGGGAGAATATTTAATATGGTTTGTTGCCGTTATGGCATTTATTGCCGGAGTTACAGGATTTTGTCCATCTGATGTCATATTGATGAAATTAACAGGCAAACAAAGTATGTGTGAGAAATAA